GATGATCGTCTCGTAAATCGatcctggctagctagctgctgctactTCGTCCTTGTTGCTTTTGCTTCCCATGCAGCTCTATATAAGCCCCCTGACCCTGGCACACGAAAGCCATCCAAGCTACACCTACAAGCTACTCCTATACCTCTCACTCACAAGTCACGAGTGGTAAGCGATCAAGACGTTGGCTGGTTGGCAGTGCTTCCTCCTGCAACCGCGATGGCAGCGGCACAGGTTTGAATCGCTAGCTTGCATCTAGAGCAATCCATCGGTTCTTAATGTTTTGCTCCAAATCGTAGTTGTCACTTTGGTTTCTGTCTTTTCCACGGAAGGTTCAGCAAGTGATCGCAGCACCGGCGCTGCACGACAAAACAGGCatgaaggaggaagacgcgAACCGTGAGATGATCCCAGCTGACACCCCCTGCACCGAggtggaagaagaacaagctCATCATGTGGAGGTGAGCAACAATGGTGGCTCCACGGACGAGGGAGATGTCCCCGCCATGGGCACGGACGATCAGGACCAGGGCATAGTGAAGGAACTTGAAGCCAAGCTCTCCACCGAGCATTGCCCCGTGGAAGCGGAAGCGAAGGAGCCCAAGGAAGATCGACGACTCCGTTCGGGGAAGAAGGCAGAGAAAGCGGCCGCGAAGGGGGCGGTAGTCCCAGTCGACTTTGAGACTGACGATGATGAGGTGGCTGCTACAGGGGTGGCGAATAAGACCGAGAAAGTGGCCGCCAAGGGGGCGGTCGTCCCCGTCGACTTTGAGAATAACGATGACGAGGTAGCTGTTGCGGCGGtggtggggaagaagaccgAGAAAACGGCGGTCAAGGGGGCGGTTGTCCCCGTCGACAATGAGGTTTTCACGCCGGCAAACCAGGCGCCGGCGATAGCTCCTATTGCTCTTGATCAGGAGGTTGTTGCAAGAAGCGACTGAAGGGGGTCAGGCCCCACAAGATGTGTGCGAGAAGAAGGCTCGCGGAGAGTAAGGGATCTGAACATCGGGTGTGATTGATGACTCGATGATCAATAGTTCCAGTGTTAGTGGGATATTTCTTACGgcggttgttgttgttgttgttgttgttgttgcattATCCTTAATCGTAATAATAGGCCAAGTCAATTAGGGTGCCATAAACCCATAAGGTTGCTAGGTTGCTAATTTCGTCAAGTTAAGGTGGTAACCGAAGCAATCAGGTGGAGTCAATCTTTGTATTTGATGTCTTAGTATCGTGTGGTGTACTACTTATAATAAAATTGTGTTTCATGTATCTGATAATTCTATTTTGTACTGTAtaactttgttttgttttgccaagCTTTCCACCATTACCAATTGGCGTCGAACCCAAGGATGATTGTTGTAAATTTTGACGGCGAGTAATACtagtttcttttccttctgaTGTTTGGGGCTTTGTCGTCTCTCCCTtatttcaaaaacaaaattgaaaGTCCAAAATGTTTGAAGtaaatttaaacaaaaaaaggcaATTGTATGGTACTCCGTACCAAACTACCAATCCATGCGTCGAAAGGACAACCAAGAAAGGAGCATCACAGTTTcaaaaattcagaaacaaaataaagagGCAGAGGCATCACCATTACATCTGGACCATCGGATTGCAAATCGAACGGTTGGGACGAAATGGACGACACAGTACTGGCTAACTGCGACTGCCTATTGGGTCCTGCCTCGGCCGTCCGCAACACATTCCTGATTCCTCCGCGCTTCCGCGGTGACATCGCGCCACTCCCCGGCGGCGCTCCCATGGCACGATGCCCCCACCGAGGATCACCTCGTCCGCGCCCCACCACGAGGTCCTCCGTCTCCTCGAATCCCAGCAACtccccgccgcggcgcgccTCGCGGCCGCACACCCCTCGTCCCCcgtctccctcgccgccgtcctcctccgccacccgtCACCCCGCCTCGGGTACTGCCTgcacgcccgcgccgcgcgcgcgggaCTCCTCGCCGACCGCTACGTCGCcaacgccctcctcgccttctACGTCCGCCTCCCACGGCACCTCCCGTACGCGCTCAGGGCGTTCGACGACCTGCCTCACCGCGATGTCGTCGCGCACTCCTCCATACTGGCCGCCTTCCTCCGCGCGGGTCTTCCCCGACGCGCCCTCCAGTCCCTCAGGTCCATGCTCGCCGGCGCTGACGGCGTCTTTCCTAATGCCCACGCGCTCTCCGCCGCAGTTAAGGCCTGCGCTGTGCTCCGTGACCGTAATGTGGGCGCCTGCGTCCACGGGGTCATCCTTGTCCGGGGATACGCCGACGACGATATCGTGCTGAGCGCGCTGGTGGACATGTATGGCCATACGGCTTCTCCAGGTGACGCACGGAAGGCGTTTGAGGAAATGTGCACTCCCGACGGGATATGCTACACATCGTTGATATCAGCGTTTGTGCGGAATGATTGGTTTGAGGAGGCTGTGAGGTGGTTCCGGACTATGGTGACGAGGAATGGGGTTGAGCCAGATGGCTGCACGTTTGGTTCAATGATGACAGCGCTGGGGAACTTGAGGAGGGCGAGGCAGGGTAGTGAGGCGCATGCACAGGTAGTGACTCGTGGTCTGTGTGGGAGTGTGATCGTGGAGAGCAGCACACTGGACATGTATGCCAAGTGCGGGATGATGTTGGAGGCACGCAGAGTGTTTGACGAGATGCAGGTCAGAAATGCAGTTTCATGGTCCGCGTTGCTTGGAGGATATTGCCAGAATGCAGAGTACGAGAAGGTTCTTGTGCTGTTCCGGCAGATGGATAAGGAATACGATGACTCATATAGCTTGGGGACTGTTCTGAGGGCATGTGCTGGTCTATCTTCTGTGAAGCCAGGAAAAGAGATCCATTGCCGGTTTCTGAGGAATGGAGGCTGGAGAGATGTGGTTGTCGAGTCTGCACTTGTAGACCTATATGCAAAATGTGGTGCTGTAGACTATGCATGTAGAGTTTTTGAAGCGAGTAGTGTTCGTAACACAATTACTTGGAATGCCATGATTGGCGGCTTCGCTCAGAATGGCCATGCTGAGCGAGCTATCAATCTGTTCAATCAGATGGTCAGGGAAGGAGCCAGGCCTGACTACATCAGTTTCATTGGTGTTCTTTTTGCATGTAGTCACAATGGAATGGTTGAGCAAGGAAGGAACTACTTCAACTCTATGAGCAAGGACTATGGGATTGCCCCTGGAATCGAACACTACAATTGCATTGTTGATCTTCTGAGCAGAGTAGAACTTCTGGAAGAGGCTGAAGATCTGATAAACAAGTCACCCTTTAGCAATGATTCGTCTTTGTGGGCAGCAATCCTTGGTGCTTCTGCCACACAGTCTAACCCAGATGTAGCAGAAAGGGTTGCCAAGAAAATGATGGAGTTGGAGCCTCAGTACCACTTGAGCTACATTCTTCTTGAAAATGTGTACAGAACAGTTGGACGGTGGGAGGATGCTTCAGAGATAAGGAGGTTGATGAAATCAAGAAAGGTGAAAAAGGACCCTGGAATGAGCTGGATTGATGTAAACAGAAATAAAATACATATGTGCAATGACATGGATACATATGATGACAGTTGataacatttttctgattctgCTTTTGTTGGTGATTCTGGGCTCTGATTAATGCTCATGAGTCATTTCTGAACTACCCTGGAGTTTGAGATAAATGCTAGCATGCATTGTTCTGAAACGACTCTAATTTTATGAGCGTGTTACTGGAAATTGACACCACTGACATGTTGCAAAGTTCAATTCATTGATTGATAGAGATCATGAATAATCTGCTGAGCGAAGATGTTTTTATCCCTTGTAGCATATCATTATGTGGATTCAAGGAGACTTGTTAGACATGGCAGGCCAAGACGGCATGACCTGACCCACTATGGAGACAATAGTGCGACTGCAAGGCCTGTCCACAATTATTGGCTTCTGTGCTGCAAGGGCGGGTAAGTTCTTTCTGTAGTTGGCCTGGCAAGTGCATTATGTAATTTTCCCCTCATTTCTTGCAACCTTTTGATATAACACAAGTATTCATAGATAAGTTTGTTTTAGTGACAGTAATGAGAAAGAACAGTTACTACTAACCAGTGCTTCCTGTTATTTATTCTAGAGTCCTTTCATGGGGCTGAAATGGCAATAGAACATTAACATCTATTCATAACACTAAGGATCGTATTGTCTACCACTGCCATTTCAACTCTCTTCCATGGGACAAAGATAATATGTAGGTTTGGCCTTAAACTATGATATCAATTGAAGTGTATAGCCATAAACTAATGCATGTCCAAGATTGACGTGTCCTTATTTCGTGATTTCCACAAGTCAGGATTATTTGAGCATACTAATATTTTGCATCCTTTGATCAACACTTGTTAGATTCAGATAGTGCCTGTTACTCATGGAGTAGCTGAATTCATTGCTAGGATTTTAGAAATTCTCTCAACTATGGTTCAATGTTTCACTCATaggatttttcttcttcttttgcttaAATATCTACATGTAGAAGGTCCTCTAGCATATGCATAATACAAGGTTGACCTGATCACATCCACTGCTGATGAGGAGCTTATACTCTGTATATTGATAAAAGATGTTGCTCTTGGCATCTCTTACCCCACATACACAACTAACTAGTCACCACACTCTCCTCTTTCTGGCGAGCTCCTGCACCTCCTCCCAGAGCCCTCCCTTGACAACACTAGTGAGCCCAAGCACGGGAGGACTGCAGGCAGCTACACGCCACAGCCCAGCGCGTACTTCATCACGCAACTGCTCGTGCTCCCATGCACAGAATCCGTCAAAGAACCGGAAGTCGCGCATGTCGGCGACCCCACGCTTAACTAACTCTGCCGCGGACCCCACACTCTCTTGCATACCATAGTGCAGGCCTGGCATGACCTCCTCAAACAGCCCTGTCCGACCCACGACATCGTTGGCAGCTTCCCGTGGTCCCAGCAGGAAGAAGCACTCCTCCAGTGGCCCGCCAAAGAAGAGCGGACGCCCCGAGAACACGCCAGCTATATCGGTCTCCGCAGTTATTGACTGTGCCTCCTTGATGGACATGAGCGATGGCCTGTTCAGGATCACGCCCATGTCAGCGGACAGGAGGAGGATCACCGTGCGCTCGAAGATGTGTGATCCGTCCAGCTTCTTTGTCGCGATCAAGAGACACCCCTTCTCTGGCTCGACCAGTGGATGTGCCCACTTGTCAGCGATCTTCGCTGGCCCTGGCTTTGCCGCTGTAaccgctgcagctgctgggTTGACGCTGTTCGAGTACTGCTCTTTCAAAATGAGCTGTGCTCGGAACGAGCGCCAGTCAGCATCGATAGTCGGCGCTGCTCCGTCCTCGGATGACCGCGCGTTGTAGCTGCAGCCTGGAGGCAAGTGAAAAAACGTTGTATCTAATTAATACTGTCTGAGCAGGCAGCAAGGGAAAAACCTCCACGGGGATAGCAGGAGATCGATCAACTCACAAGTGATAGAGGAGCTCGCGCGTCTGTTGTTAAAGAGCAGGTGAAGGCTGGGCTTCGCAATGCCGGCTGGCGACGGGAGAGCCATGTTTGTGGGCGAAGCTTTGGAGGTCGGAAGCAAGAGTCTCCAGTATTTAGCTTCACCACGAACTTGGGAACAGGAGAGCTAGGATCACCGGCAGTGACAGGATGTAGGGAAGACCTGCAACTAAATAGGAAGAACGGATTGATGGAGCCGGAGCATCTGAACCACATATTATGAGGCCGCGGCCCGAAATGGATATAGCTCGTCTTTTACATGCTCTCATCTGGGCCAATGGCGACGCAAAATGGTGACGTGAGGCGCCCAAAAAACTTGTGGACCAGCCACAGTTTGTGGCCACGGCTTGGCTCGATAGGGTTGGGGGATAAGAACACTAAGAGCAGGGACTGTGCTGCTTGGAGTTTAGCATGGACTAGGCATTCTTGTAGTGGTGTACTATTCTTTGACGAGCCTTTGGAAGATGTATGTGGCTAGCCTGCTAGTGCTAGGAGAGGGGATTCCTTACCCTGATCAGCTGATTGCGATCCGTGTAATAATATCATAATAATAAATGatcaatgattttttttctagaatacactaGGATGAGTGtatcatatattgaagaagaaaCCTGAGACGCAGTTACATGGCCAAGAGGCCAATTATTTACAACACAATTACTCACTAATGTTCCACACACCCACAGAATTATCTAAACGAAAGCGCTCATTTTTTAGAAGTCCGGCGGTGTACCAAGCAGCACCCTCTTGGTTTATAAGACAAAGAATCTCCCACGCGTGAGGACGACGGCCGTCAAAGACAACGGCATTCCTGTGCTTCCAGGTGCACCAGAGCACAAGTATGATACCGGTATCAACATCCTTCTGATCGATCCTCGGGACCTCGGCACCTTGCGGTTCGACCACCATTGCTGCAGATTATCATCAGCCAAAGAGGGGGTCCAGCCAGGAACGCCCCACCTGCCAAGAATGGAAACCCAAACCTGTCGTGTCACCACACAACGAAGAAGGAGATGGGAGATCCTCTCTGGTTCTTGATCACAAAGAGGACATCGAGCTCAGTGCAAAACTAGAACTAAACCTTACCTCTTTGATCAATGCTGTTGAGATCCCAAAactgaaatccaattttttggGTGGTGAAATCGACGTTTTGAAGGGTAACCTTACCTCTTTGATCAACGCTGTTGAGATCCCAAAACTGTAATGGCTAGCTACATGTCTACATCTAGTCCTGTGTTCTCCTGCTCATTTACAAGCATGCTGACTTCTTTTCCGCGTGGTTCCTCATCGGCAGGACTGGACTATGTGCTGGATTCTGCCATTGCCAGGAGTGCAGTAGGTGAGTACTGGACTGACTCTGATTTGTCGTTCTGAAATGGAAAATCGGTGATGTGCTATAGTGTTGGCGCCTTCGTCGTAGGATAGTGTTCTGCGCCGGGCTCCGGCCTCCGGATCTCCGACGTGAAGAC
This is a stretch of genomic DNA from Brachypodium distachyon strain Bd21 chromosome 1, Brachypodium_distachyon_v3.0, whole genome shotgun sequence. It encodes these proteins:
- the LOC100826608 gene encoding uncharacterized protein LOC100826608 isoform X2, with product MAAAQQVIAAPALHDKTGMKEEDANREMIPADTPCTEVEEEQAHHVEVSNNGGSTDEGDVPAMGTDDQDQGIVKELEAKLSTEHCPVEAEAKEPKEDRRLRSGKKAEKAAAKGAVVPVDFETDDDEVAATGVANKTEKVAAKGAVVPVDFENNDDEVAVAAVVGKKTEKTAVKGAVVPVDNEVFTPANQAPAIAPIALDQEVVARSD
- the LOC100826608 gene encoding uncharacterized protein LOC100826608 isoform X1; the encoded protein is MAAAQVQQVIAAPALHDKTGMKEEDANREMIPADTPCTEVEEEQAHHVEVSNNGGSTDEGDVPAMGTDDQDQGIVKELEAKLSTEHCPVEAEAKEPKEDRRLRSGKKAEKAAAKGAVVPVDFETDDDEVAATGVANKTEKVAAKGAVVPVDFENNDDEVAVAAVVGKKTEKTAVKGAVVPVDNEVFTPANQAPAIAPIALDQEVVARSD
- the LOC100826922 gene encoding pentatricopeptide repeat-containing protein At1g03540 codes for the protein MPPPRITSSAPHHEVLRLLESQQLPAAARLAAAHPSSPVSLAAVLLRHPSPRLGYCLHARAARAGLLADRYVANALLAFYVRLPRHLPYALRAFDDLPHRDVVAHSSILAAFLRAGLPRRALQSLRSMLAGADGVFPNAHALSAAVKACAVLRDRNVGACVHGVILVRGYADDDIVLSALVDMYGHTASPGDARKAFEEMCTPDGICYTSLISAFVRNDWFEEAVRWFRTMVTRNGVEPDGCTFGSMMTALGNLRRARQGSEAHAQVVTRGLCGSVIVESSTLDMYAKCGMMLEARRVFDEMQVRNAVSWSALLGGYCQNAEYEKVLVLFRQMDKEYDDSYSLGTVLRACAGLSSVKPGKEIHCRFLRNGGWRDVVVESALVDLYAKCGAVDYACRVFEASSVRNTITWNAMIGGFAQNGHAERAINLFNQMVREGARPDYISFIGVLFACSHNGMVEQGRNYFNSMSKDYGIAPGIEHYNCIVDLLSRVELLEEAEDLINKSPFSNDSSLWAAILGASATQSNPDVAERVAKKMMELEPQYHLSYILLENVYRTVGRWEDASEIRRLMKSRKHIIMWIQGDLLDMAGQDGMT
- the LOC104581515 gene encoding uncharacterized protein LOC104581515 is translated as MALPSPAGIAKPSLHLLFNNRRASSSITCCSYNARSSEDGAAPTIDADWRSFRAQLILKEQYSNSVNPAAAAVTAAKPGPAKIADKWAHPLVEPEKGCLLIATKKLDGSHIFERTVILLLSADMGVILNRPSLMSIKEAQSITAETDIAGVFSGRPLFFGGPLEECFFLLGPREAANDVVGRTGLFEEVMPGLHYGMQESVGSAAELVKRGVADMRDFRFFDGFCAWEHEQLRDEVRAGLWRVAACSPPVLGLTSVVKGGLWEEVQELARKRRVW